A window of uncultured Litoreibacter sp. contains these coding sequences:
- a CDS encoding cupin domain-containing protein, which produces MKPVNLADKLSQFSTHWDPHVVADYNGNDIMVVKFQGEFPFHDHPDTDDFFLVLEGEVTLDVEDRSHTLGPGELFVVPKGVTHRPRAENEAKVLLIEPAGTPNTGDAATAAKKPRI; this is translated from the coding sequence ATGAAACCCGTTAATCTCGCCGACAAGTTGAGCCAATTCAGCACCCACTGGGACCCGCATGTGGTCGCCGATTACAACGGCAACGACATCATGGTGGTGAAGTTCCAAGGCGAGTTCCCGTTTCACGACCACCCCGACACAGATGACTTCTTTCTGGTGCTGGAGGGGGAGGTGACCCTCGACGTGGAGGACCGCTCCCATACGCTTGGTCCGGGCGAGCTGTTCGTGGTGCCCAAAGGCGTCACCCACCGGCCACGCGCTGAGAATGAGGCAAAGGTGCTGCTGATCGAACCGGCGGGCACGCCCAACACCGGCGACGCCGCCACAGCCGCGAAGAAACCGCGCATATGA